The window GTTGAGCCAGTACACCGACAAGCCGATGCGGTCGAGCGATTTCGAGAAAGTCGCGGAGGCGCAGAGCCAGATGCAGCTTACTCCGTTCTTTGCGCAATGGGTGGACGGTACGGGTGCGCCGCAGTTTGTGAATAAGTACGCGGTATACCGGCTGGGGAATAACAAGGGCTTTCGTACGATCGGCGAGGTGCAGCAGGATCTGGACTTATTCCGGATGCCGGTGGAGTTGCGGGTAGAGACCGACGGCAAGACGGAGATGAAGAAGGTGGACGTGGTCGGCTCGGACTCGCAGTTTGTTGTGGATACTTTTGGAAGGCCTCGACATATCGCCATCGATCCGGATAACTGGCTGCTGAAGGCTACTCCCGACTTACAGGTGAGAGTGGCAATCCTGAAGGGGCAGCAGTTAGTGGCGCAGGGAGATCTCGCGGGAGCGCTGGGCGAATTTCAAAAGGCGCTGGAAGCGAATGCACAGAGTTCGCTGGCGGATTATCGCATTGGCGAAGTGCTGTTTTCGCAGCGCAATTACCAGGCCAGCGCCAATGCTTATCGCGATGCCTTGCGCGGCGATGGCGATCCGCGATGGACTGAGGTTTGGAGTCATATTCAGTTAGGGAAGATATTCGATGTTACGGGGCAGCGCGACCGCGCTGTGAACGAGTATCGCCAGGCCGTGCAGACGAATGACAATACTCAGGGAGCGGTGAACGAGGCGCGGCAATACCTGCAGAAGGCATACCAGCGGCCGGATACGGACTAAAGAATACGGATTAGATAGGATGCTTCTGGATTTGCGATAAAGTTCAATTGCAGGATTTCTTCCAATAGATAGCCGAAGGGCCTCGCCCTGAAAATCAAAGCCATTACGCTCGCGTGAAGATTTCTTTCGCGCGGGTGTTTCCATTTGGGAACCATCTCGTCTGCCGGGTGCCAGCGCGGGAAATTGTGGGAGTTACCCCGTCAGGTTCCACGCATTGCGACGAGGACGGTATGGCAGGCTGGGCTTGAAGCTCTGCGACGAGTTGATGCAGAGCTTCGGGAGATCCAGTCGAGATGCGAATGCATGGAAGATTGCTGTCCGCTGCGCGGGCCTTATTGAAGTCGCCGTTTGCTCTGATGGCAGGGATGGCGATCACGGCCCTGATTCCGGTTTGGGCGCAGACGCCATCTCTGGTGACAGCAATCGTGGAGGAAGCCAATCGGGTGACGCTGGCGGGCAATGTCTCTCCTGTGGTCCGGCCCGGGAGGGACCTGGGGCTGGTGGAAGACTCGTTTGAAACGGGACGGTTGTATCTGATTTTGAAGCGGTCGAATCAACAGGAGCAGGCACTGACGGAATTTCTGCGAGATGCACACACGCCGGGGACGGCGAGTTACCACCAGTGGCTGACGCCGGATGAATTTGGCAAGCGGTTTGGAGCTGCCGACTCGGATTTGGCTGCGGCGACGGCGTGGCTGGAATCGCATGGATTCGCGGTAAACAAGGTGCATCGGGGGCGCATCGCAATTGAGTTTTCGGGGAATGCCGCGCAGATCAGGGAAGCCTTTCACACGGAGATTCATCGATACGGCGTGCAAAGGAGCGCGTTGAGCGAGACACGGATTGCGAATGCGGGCAATCCCGAGATTCCGGCGGCTCTTGCTTCGATAGTGTCTGGAGTTTCACCGATGCAAAGCCTTCGAGCCCGGCCGTTGCTGAAAGAGATGGGCAAGGCGCGATATAACGCAACGACGCATGAGGCTGAGCCGGAGCGGACTTATCCCGCTTCTCCGACGAATGTGACGTATGAGCTTGGGCCTGCAGATTTTGCGGTTCAATACGATGTCGCGCCGGAGTACAACACGGGTATCACGGGGATTGGTCAAAGCATTGGCATTCTGAGCTATTCGAATGTTGATTTGAGCCTGGTGCAGGCGTATCAGAAACTCTTTGGTTTGCCGGCAAACCTGCCAACTGTCGTAGTGGATGGCAACGATCCGGGAGAAAACGCGGACGCAACCGAGGCTTATCTCGATCTTGAGCAGGCCGGAGCGGTGGCTCCGGGCGCGACGGTGGTGATGTACACCTCGGCGGGATCGGTTTTGACCGACCCGCTGCTAACCTCGGGGTTGCGCGCCGTGGAAGACAACCTGGTGAGTGTGATCAGCGTGAGCGCGGGCATGTGCGAAGCGGAACTCGGCGCGTCGGGAAACGCGGCCTGGGCTGCGCTGTGGCAGGAAGCCGCAGCGCAGGGGATTACTGTTTTTGTGGCTGCGGGAGACAGCGGATCGGCGGGTTGCGACGACTCTGAGACGCAGAGCTTCGCCCAGAGTGGGCTGGCGGTGAATGGGTTGGGGTCGACTCCGTACAACGTGTCGGTCGGGGGAACGGATTTCTATTTCAGCGACTACGCGGCGAACGTGAGCACGCTGGATAGCCAGATTGGCTCGTATTGGGGTGCGTCTTCTAGCAAGACGCCCGTGGTTTCCCTGCTGCAGCCTTCGCCGGAGCAGGTCTGGAACGACGCCTTCGGATTGAACGCGAACGATGGCGGCGTTTACAAAGCCGCCGACTCGACGATTATTGCCGGGGGTGGGGGTGCGAGCAATGCCGCGTTATACCCCGGCTCGGGGACGGTGACCGGTTACCCGAAGCCTTCGTGGCAGGCGGGTGCGGGCGTGCCAAACGATGCGGTGAGGGATCTTCCGGATGTATCCCTGTTTGCGGGCGATGGCGCCAACTTTGTGCAGTATCCGATTTGCGCGTATCCCGGCGATTGCGGGAATACGACGAGCGATGGCGCGGTGCAGATTACGAGCGTTGGCGGAACGTCGGCGGCGGCGCCTGCGATGGCCGCCATTCAGGCGCTAGTGGATCAGGCAACGAAGAGCCGGCAGGGGCAGGCCGATTATGTGTATTACGCGCTGGCGCAAAAGACGCTGGCTGCGAAGCCCTTCCGCGACATTACGACCGGTGGAAATGAGGTGCCTTGTTTCGCCGGAACGCTGAATTGCGTTCTCGGAGCCAGTGGGCCAACCAAGGGCGACTATGTAGAGAGCGGCTACCCGGCGGCTGCGGGGTACGACCGCGCTTCGGGACTGGGCACAGTGGATGTGGCCAATTTGATCGCGAACTGGTCTGCTGCGACGTTCAGGCCGACGACGACAACGCTCAACATCACTCCAACCACGTTTGCTCATGGAACTGCGGTGGCGGTGAAGGCGACGGTTGCGCCCGCGAGCGGCTCTGGAACACCGACCGGCAGCGTCGCGATTACCAGCACAGACCCGGTGGCGTACACGAATGGGCTGGGAGTACTGACGCTTGCGAACGGGACGGTGAGTTCGTCGATGAGTAAGCTGCCGGGCGGCACGTATGAGGTGAGCGGCGAGTACTCGGGAGATGGGAGCTTTGCAGCCAGCACTTCCACCCCGGCGACGGTGACGGTGACGCCGGAAAAGGACGTGCTCAATGCCTCCGGCTGGGTGCTGAATCCGGTTGATGGCAACCTGTACCCGTTGCAGGCGGGGATGTCGATTCCTTATGGTGCGGTGGTTTATGTCGACGTTGAGCCTGCGGGGGTAAACGAGGGGACGCTGGCGCAGGGACGGTATACTCCGGCAACGGGGGCGGTCACCTTCAACGACAAGGTGGGAACGGCGACCCAGACGGCAACGGTTCCTCTGAATAGCGAGGGCGTGGCGGAGTGGACGCCGGGGTCGCTGGCGGTAGGCAGCCATGTGATTGGCGCGGCTTATGCGGGCGACGCCAGTTATGAGGCGTCGACGCTGGCCGCTGCGGCTACTCTTACTGTCTTCAAAGGCACTACAACGATCTGGTTACAGCCGATGGAGACGAGCGTGGCTGCGGGGAGTAATGTCACGGTGGATGTGCTGCTTTACGCCGATTTTCTGGCGTTGAGCGGGACTCTGCCTACCGGGACGGTCACGGTGACGCTTGGCAGCCAGACGCAGACGGTCGCTTCTCCCTTTAAGAGCTGGACGACGACGGGTGGGGCTGTCGAGGAAGCCGTGGTGACGTTTTCCAAGGTGCCGGCGGGAATTCTGCCGCTTTCCGCTACGTACTCGGGGGATGCGAACTGGTTTGGGAGCTCGGGCCTTTTCGGGTCGGTGGAATCTCTGGCGGCTAAGCCTGCGCCGGGTGTGACTTTGACTGCGGCGGCGACTTCGTTCACCCCGGGCCAGACAGTAACTCTGACGGGGAATGTGACCGGGACGGCGGCTTTGGGCGCGCCAAGTGGCGCGGTTATTGTCAGCTGGGCCGATGGGAACGCCCCATCCAACGCGGCACTGACGGCGGCGTCTTCAACGGCTGCGGCGTGGTCGCTGAGTTTTCCGGCTTGGCAATTGGCGAATGGCGCAAATACGGTAGTCGCCACCTATATGGGAGATTCGCATTATTCCGCGCAGTCTTCTGCTCCGTTGATTCTGACGCTGAATGGGGGCGACTTTTCGCTGACCACTACTACTCAGGAGGTACTGGTGACGCCGGGTAATTCGGTGGTTGGTACGGTTGCGGTTGCGCCGATCAACTCGTACAGCGGAACGGTTGCGATTGCGTGCTCGGCTCCGGCGGGGATCACCTGTTCGGCAGCGACAGCTTCGCCGAACGTGGGTGTCGGCGTTTCGGATGCGATTACGTTTCATGCCGCGAGCACGGTCGCTGTGGGCACGTATCCAGCGGTAATCACCGCAACTGGTGGTGGGCACACGCATACGGCGCAGATTCTCGTTGCCTGTACAATGCCAGCGACCTCGCCAACCTTTGTCCCGGCTGCGGGCACTTACACGGTGGCGCAGACGGTGACGATCACCGACGCGACTCCAGGCGCTTCACTCTATTACACGACGGACGGAAGTGCGCCGAGTGGCTCGTCTGCCCGGTACACCAGCCCGATTGCGGTCAAATCGACGGCGACTGTGCGAGCGGTTGCGATTGCTCCGGAGTATGCGCCGAGCGGCGTCGCGTCGGCGAGCTATACGATTTCGCCGACGCCCGCTACGCCGACCTTCTCGGTGCCATCCGGGACTTATACCAGCGCTCAAACAGTGGCAATTGCCGATACTACGTCGGGCGTGAGGATTTACTACACGCTGAACGGGGCAAACCCAACGATCCAATCGACTTTGTATATGGGGCCTGTACGAATCGACAGCTCATACACATTGCAGGCGATCGCGGTTGGGGAGGGCGGCACGCCAAGCAAGGTTGGCTTTGCCAGCTATCTCCTGAATGCAGCTGCTCCGGTTCTATCTCCGCCAAGCGGTCGCTATCCTGGGATCGTTACCGTGACTATGGCTTCGGCTTCGCCGGGTGCTTCCATCTTCTATACAACGAACGGCAGTGCGCCTACTGCGGCATCCACGCGTTATACAGCGCCGTTCGTTGTCCATGCCTCGGAGACCTTGTCCGCGATTGCCGTCGAAACGGGGTTTACCTCCAGTTCGGTCGTAAAGGCGGTCTATACCATGGGTCCAGTAGGATCGCCCCCTACTTCTCCCGTGCAGCCAGTGGCTGCCTCTGCTCACTGACTTCGGAAGCTTGCAAGGGCTGCCTTCGTGTCGGCGATACACTGGAATTTCGGTTGCCTGCTCGCGGCCGGATGGATCTGGGGGATCTCAAACATTACACGGGACGCACAACTGGCGCATGGGCTTTCCGGTTCGCTGGAGGCGCCGGACTGGCCGCCGCTCACTTTGCCGGAGGTCGATGCCTTGCTGCGGCGATATCCTCAGGCGGGCGGAGCAGAGGAGTTGCTGTCGTTCAGTCCACGGCCGTTTTCCGCAGCGAGTGTGGTGGCGACACCGATGGGAAAGGTGTTTGTGAAGCGGCATCACCGGTCGGTGCGAGATCGCGAGGGACTGCTGGAGGAGCATCGGTTGATTGCTCACCTTGCGGAGGCGATGCGAGATACGACCCAAGACTCCATCCCGTTTGTGCAGCTCGTCCAGATTGTTCAGCCTGTGCTGGCGAATCGGAATGGAGAAACCGTTGCGACCTCAGGCGAGTGGACTTATGAGGTTCATCCGCTGGCGGAGGGGGTCGATGTGTATGAGCAGGCGCTTTCGTGGACGCCGTTTCTCTGTGCAGGCCATGCTCGGGCGGCGGGCCTGGCTTTGGCGCGACTGCACCGGGCGGCGCGGAGTTACGAGGTTCCGGCGCGTAAGACGCAGCAACTGGTGAGCAGCTTCACTATTTTCGCGGGTGGCGCGCCTTCTGAGCGAATGGAGTCCTATCTGGAAAGCCGTCCCTTGCTGCGCGAATACGTTAAGCAACGAGATTGGCAGGCTTCCCTGGATAGGTTGCTGATGCCTTTTTACTGGAAGCTGGAACCATGGCTCAGTTACTTGCCTCCGCTTTGGACGCATAATGATTTTCATGCTTCAAATATGACGTGGCGGGTATCTTCGAACAGCAGTTGCGAAGACGCTGAGGTTGCTGGAGTTATCGATTTTGGGCTTGCTGACCGGACGAATGCGGTGCATGACCTGGCGACGGCAATCGAACGCAATATCGTCGAGTGGCTGCGGATTCAAGATCCGGGAGCCGATGTGGTTCATCTGGATCATCTGGATGCATTTCTGGCTGGTTACGAAGAGTTATCTCCGCTGAGTTATGAGGAGGCAAGGGCCCTTGCGGCAATGCTTCCACTGATGCATTGCGAATTTGCGCTTTCCGAGACGGATTACTTTCTCAGTATTCTGCGGTCGCCGGAGAAGGCGTTTCTGGCGTATGAGGGGTATTTTCTGGGACATGCGGCGTGGTTTCGGAGTCCTGATGGGCGGAGGTTGCTGAACCATTTGGAGCGGTGGGCCGAAAACCGTCCATCGGACGGGGGTGGGCGGTAATGGCGCACTTGGCGCAGTGGCTTAGCGAGCACTGGTTTGAGTTGCTGGCGGCGGCGATCAGCGCAGTGGATGTGTGGCTAGCGACGAAGCGCAGTATGATTTCGTGGCCGGTGACGATTCTGGCCAGTGCGCTCTACCTGGAGCAGTTTCGCGAGAGCAGGCTTTACTCGGACATGCTGCTGCAAGGGGTTTTTGTGGCCTTTGCAGTGTATGGATGGTGGCACTGGCATCGCGGTCTGAAGGCGGAGGGTTCGGTGCGTGTGGTAACGCCCGGCGTCGCATTACTGTTGCGCGACGCGGCTTTGGGCGCGCTGGGAAGCCTGCTGCTGGGATATTGGATGATGAAGCATACAGATGCTTCCCTGCCCTGGCTGGACGCGGCGTTGACGGGATTCAGTCTCGTCGGTACGTGGTGGGGGGCGCGGAAGTATATCGCCAACTGGTGGCTGTGGATCGTGGTGGATGTGATCTACATTGGCGAATATATGTACAAGCATCTGAATCTTACAGCCGGACTCTATGCGGTTTTTGTTGCGCTGGCGGCCCTTGGGCTGCGCGACTGGCGGCGGGCTCTCGCGCAGCAGAGCGCGATCACGATGGCAGAGTCCGGATTGGCAGAGGCTTGAGCGGATTGAGCAAGTGCATTTCCCTTGACACTTGCGCTGGCGCAGGCACTGTGAAGACTCGCATGCGGGTTTTTCCGGTGCATTTTTCGCGGACCTTTTCGACGCAACGGCTTGGGCTTTACGATCCAACGGCAGACGCTGGAAAAGACCATTTCCGGAAGGCGTTTTTCTATCGGGGTGAGCCGGCTGCGATTGATTTTCTTCGCGACGGCGAGTTTCTCCAAG is drawn from Acidicapsa acidisoli and contains these coding sequences:
- a CDS encoding phosphotransferase enzyme family protein yields the protein MSAIHWNFGCLLAAGWIWGISNITRDAQLAHGLSGSLEAPDWPPLTLPEVDALLRRYPQAGGAEELLSFSPRPFSAASVVATPMGKVFVKRHHRSVRDREGLLEEHRLIAHLAEAMRDTTQDSIPFVQLVQIVQPVLANRNGETVATSGEWTYEVHPLAEGVDVYEQALSWTPFLCAGHARAAGLALARLHRAARSYEVPARKTQQLVSSFTIFAGGAPSERMESYLESRPLLREYVKQRDWQASLDRLLMPFYWKLEPWLSYLPPLWTHNDFHASNMTWRVSSNSSCEDAEVAGVIDFGLADRTNAVHDLATAIERNIVEWLRIQDPGADVVHLDHLDAFLAGYEELSPLSYEEARALAAMLPLMHCEFALSETDYFLSILRSPEKAFLAYEGYFLGHAAWFRSPDGRRLLNHLERWAENRPSDGGGR
- the pnuC gene encoding nicotinamide riboside transporter PnuC; this translates as MAHLAQWLSEHWFELLAAAISAVDVWLATKRSMISWPVTILASALYLEQFRESRLYSDMLLQGVFVAFAVYGWWHWHRGLKAEGSVRVVTPGVALLLRDAALGALGSLLLGYWMMKHTDASLPWLDAALTGFSLVGTWWGARKYIANWWLWIVVDVIYIGEYMYKHLNLTAGLYAVFVALAALGLRDWRRALAQQSAITMAESGLAEA
- a CDS encoding chitobiase/beta-hexosaminidase C-terminal domain-containing protein, which codes for MHGRLLSAARALLKSPFALMAGMAITALIPVWAQTPSLVTAIVEEANRVTLAGNVSPVVRPGRDLGLVEDSFETGRLYLILKRSNQQEQALTEFLRDAHTPGTASYHQWLTPDEFGKRFGAADSDLAAATAWLESHGFAVNKVHRGRIAIEFSGNAAQIREAFHTEIHRYGVQRSALSETRIANAGNPEIPAALASIVSGVSPMQSLRARPLLKEMGKARYNATTHEAEPERTYPASPTNVTYELGPADFAVQYDVAPEYNTGITGIGQSIGILSYSNVDLSLVQAYQKLFGLPANLPTVVVDGNDPGENADATEAYLDLEQAGAVAPGATVVMYTSAGSVLTDPLLTSGLRAVEDNLVSVISVSAGMCEAELGASGNAAWAALWQEAAAQGITVFVAAGDSGSAGCDDSETQSFAQSGLAVNGLGSTPYNVSVGGTDFYFSDYAANVSTLDSQIGSYWGASSSKTPVVSLLQPSPEQVWNDAFGLNANDGGVYKAADSTIIAGGGGASNAALYPGSGTVTGYPKPSWQAGAGVPNDAVRDLPDVSLFAGDGANFVQYPICAYPGDCGNTTSDGAVQITSVGGTSAAAPAMAAIQALVDQATKSRQGQADYVYYALAQKTLAAKPFRDITTGGNEVPCFAGTLNCVLGASGPTKGDYVESGYPAAAGYDRASGLGTVDVANLIANWSAATFRPTTTTLNITPTTFAHGTAVAVKATVAPASGSGTPTGSVAITSTDPVAYTNGLGVLTLANGTVSSSMSKLPGGTYEVSGEYSGDGSFAASTSTPATVTVTPEKDVLNASGWVLNPVDGNLYPLQAGMSIPYGAVVYVDVEPAGVNEGTLAQGRYTPATGAVTFNDKVGTATQTATVPLNSEGVAEWTPGSLAVGSHVIGAAYAGDASYEASTLAAAATLTVFKGTTTIWLQPMETSVAAGSNVTVDVLLYADFLALSGTLPTGTVTVTLGSQTQTVASPFKSWTTTGGAVEEAVVTFSKVPAGILPLSATYSGDANWFGSSGLFGSVESLAAKPAPGVTLTAAATSFTPGQTVTLTGNVTGTAALGAPSGAVIVSWADGNAPSNAALTAASSTAAAWSLSFPAWQLANGANTVVATYMGDSHYSAQSSAPLILTLNGGDFSLTTTTQEVLVTPGNSVVGTVAVAPINSYSGTVAIACSAPAGITCSAATASPNVGVGVSDAITFHAASTVAVGTYPAVITATGGGHTHTAQILVACTMPATSPTFVPAAGTYTVAQTVTITDATPGASLYYTTDGSAPSGSSARYTSPIAVKSTATVRAVAIAPEYAPSGVASASYTISPTPATPTFSVPSGTYTSAQTVAIADTTSGVRIYYTLNGANPTIQSTLYMGPVRIDSSYTLQAIAVGEGGTPSKVGFASYLLNAAAPVLSPPSGRYPGIVTVTMASASPGASIFYTTNGSAPTAASTRYTAPFVVHASETLSAIAVETGFTSSSVVKAVYTMGPVGSPPTSPVQPVAASAH